Part of the Candidatus Binatia bacterium genome is shown below.
CTCGGCGACGCGCGCCACGAGCCCCAGCTCGTGTGCCTTCTCCGCCGTGATCGGATCGGCCGTGAGGGCCATCTCCATCGCGACGGCGTAGGGGACACGCCTCGGCAGGCGCATGAGCGCCCCACCGGCCGCGAACAGGCCGACACCCACTTCGGGGATGCCCAGCCGCACGCCCTTCGCCGCGACCATGAGGTCACAGGTCAGAGCGACCTCGAGCCCACCGGCCAGGGCAAAGCCCTCGACTGCGGCGATCAGCGGCTTCTTGGCTCCGTCGGCGAGGAACTCACCGAAGCCCTCGGGCATGCCTCCATCGAGGAACGCCTTCAGGTCCATGCCAGAGCAGAACCCTTTTCCAGCGCCCGTGAGGACGCCGGCGGTGAGACCGGCGTCCTCGTCGAGCTGCTTCGTTGCGGCCAGGAGCCCTCGACCCGCTTCGCTATTGATCGCGTTGCGCGCTTCGGGGCGGTTCAGCGTGATCAGAAGTACACGACCACGCTTCTCGGTCAGAACGGCATCGTTGGCCATGAAAGACTCCTTACTTGGGAGGCATGCGAATGCCGCCATCCACTCGGATGGTCTCGGCATTCATGTAGCTGTTGGTTACGAGCTCGAGAGCGAGCGAGGCGAACTCCTCGGGCGAACCGAGACGGTTCGGGAAGAGCACGTTGCGTCCGAGATTCGCCTTGAAGGCCTCCGACGCCTCGCCCTGGCCGTAGATCGGGGTGTCGATCAGGCCGGGGGCGATCGTGTTGACGCGCACGCCGATGGCGGCGAGGTCACGTGCGATCGGGAGCGTCATGCCGACGACGCCGCCCTTCGACGCCGAGTAAGCCGCCTGGCCGATCTGACCGTCGAACGCGGCAACCGAAGCCGTGTTGACGATCGCACCACGCTCGCCTTCGTTCTGAGGCTCCACCTTGCTCATCGCCGAAGCCGCGAGACGAAGGCAGTTGAACGAACCGATCAGGTTCACCCGAATCACGAACTCGAAGTTCTTGAGATCGAAAGGCGTGCCGTCACGACTGACCGTGCGAGCCGCGCTGCCAAGGCCGGCACAGTTCATCAGCACGCGAAGCGGACCCATGCTCGAAGCGGCATCCACCGCCGCCTGAACCTGCTCTTC
Proteins encoded:
- a CDS encoding enoyl-CoA hydratase-related protein, whose protein sequence is MANDAVLTEKRGRVLLITLNRPEARNAINSEAGRGLLAATKQLDEDAGLTAGVLTGAGKGFCSGMDLKAFLDGGMPEGFGEFLADGAKKPLIAAVEGFALAGGLEVALTCDLMVAAKGVRLGIPEVGVGLFAAGGALMRLPRRVPYAVAMEMALTADPITAEKAHELGLVARVAE
- a CDS encoding SDR family oxidoreductase, whose product is MDINGASAMVTGGASGLGAATARLLSKNGAKVCVVDLNDDLGNSVAAEIGGKYAKADVSNEEQVQAAVDAASSMGPLRVLMNCAGLGSAARTVSRDGTPFDLKNFEFVIRVNLIGSFNCLRLAASAMSKVEPQNEGERGAIVNTASVAAFDGQIGQAAYSASKGGVVGMTLPIARDLAAIGVRVNTIAPGLIDTPIYGQGEASEAFKANLGRNVLFPNRLGSPEEFASLALELVTNSYMNAETIRVDGGIRMPPK